A genomic stretch from Desulfovibrio sp. Huiquan2017 includes:
- a CDS encoding histidine phosphatase family protein: MIVLLRHGRTEGGEGRCVGRTNLPLSSEGREQARDLADVLGGVPWARLCSSPAGRALATIAPLAGRLGQDVEVLPALDEIDMGAWDGLSFAAIRERFPSEYAARGRRLAQFRVPGGESFADVADRAMSAFAELARGPQPVLAATHAGVIRAVLCRVSGHPLDDLFRFKPGNARCTVLRTDHGLALEAADLDARSVRALF, from the coding sequence GTGATCGTGCTTTTACGGCATGGTCGGACCGAGGGCGGCGAGGGGCGGTGCGTGGGAAGGACGAACCTGCCTCTTTCGTCGGAGGGCCGGGAACAGGCCCGCGATCTGGCGGATGTCCTGGGCGGTGTCCCGTGGGCGCGGCTTTGTTCGAGCCCGGCGGGCCGTGCTCTGGCCACTATCGCCCCCCTTGCCGGACGGCTGGGCCAGGATGTGGAAGTGCTGCCCGCATTGGACGAGATCGACATGGGGGCATGGGACGGCCTGTCCTTTGCCGCCATCCGTGAGCGGTTCCCGTCGGAATACGCGGCGCGTGGGCGGCGGCTCGCCCAGTTCCGGGTGCCCGGCGGCGAGAGCTTTGCGGACGTGGCCGACCGAGCCATGAGCGCGTTTGCGGAGTTGGCCCGGGGACCGCAGCCTGTGCTGGCGGCGACCCATGCGGGCGTGATCCGCGCGGTGCTCTGCCGGGTGTCGGGCCATCCGCTGGACGACCTGTTCCGTTTCAAGCCCGGCAACGCCCGGTGCACGGTCCTGCGCACGGACCATGGGCTCGCCCTTGAAGCGGCCGACCTGGACGCTCGCTCGGTGCGCGCGCTGTTCTGA
- a CDS encoding DVU_1551 family NTP transferase, translating to MGGVAAVIPAAGRSSRMGRFKPLLPLMGGTVLSRCVRLFKTCGVDRIVVVTGKRAADVAACAMEAGASAVYNPAFERGMYSSVLTGVRALGADVEAFFMLPADIPLVRPETVARLLKEFKRTRPSVLYPRFGGERGHPPLIGAEVIPAISAHNGSGGLRTVLDLFEDRALDLDVADFGITHDLDHPEGYDLALAVAGVGYPLPDECGELFRLQGVSDHIRDHCRAVAKVAVALCERLNARLPERPDAVRLDPGLVLGAALVHDIGKGTKRHEAAGAELLRAHGFPDAADIVAAHFDVALSDDAPITEKEVVFLADKLVRCHGPVPLEERYLEKVAQYKNEEGAEEAILGRLDRARNIMARFDREMADSAEHIAREALA from the coding sequence ATGGGTGGTGTTGCGGCGGTCATTCCCGCAGCCGGGCGGTCCTCGCGCATGGGGCGGTTCAAGCCGCTGCTGCCACTTATGGGCGGCACGGTCCTGTCGCGTTGCGTGCGCCTGTTCAAGACGTGCGGCGTGGACCGGATTGTGGTCGTAACGGGCAAGCGCGCCGCCGATGTGGCTGCGTGTGCCATGGAGGCCGGCGCTTCGGCCGTGTATAATCCGGCCTTCGAGCGCGGCATGTATTCATCGGTTTTGACCGGGGTGCGTGCTCTGGGTGCGGACGTGGAGGCGTTTTTCATGCTTCCGGCGGACATCCCCCTGGTGCGGCCCGAGACCGTGGCCCGTCTTTTGAAGGAATTTAAACGTACGCGGCCGTCCGTGCTCTATCCCCGGTTCGGCGGGGAGCGCGGCCATCCGCCCCTGATCGGGGCCGAAGTCATTCCGGCCATTTCCGCCCACAACGGGAGCGGGGGGCTGCGGACCGTGCTGGACCTTTTCGAGGACAGGGCGCTCGACCTGGACGTAGCCGATTTCGGGATCACGCATGACCTGGACCACCCCGAGGGCTACGATCTGGCCCTGGCCGTGGCGGGGGTGGGGTACCCCCTGCCGGACGAGTGCGGTGAGCTGTTCCGGCTGCAGGGGGTCTCGGACCATATCCGGGACCATTGCCGGGCTGTGGCCAAGGTGGCCGTGGCCTTGTGCGAACGGTTGAACGCGCGTCTGCCGGAGCGGCCGGATGCTGTCCGGCTGGACCCCGGCCTGGTCCTGGGTGCGGCTCTGGTCCACGACATCGGCAAGGGGACCAAGCGGCATGAGGCCGCCGGAGCCGAGTTGCTGCGCGCTCACGGCTTTCCCGACGCCGCCGACATCGTGGCCGCCCATTTCGACGTGGCCCTGTCCGACGATGCGCCTATCACCGAGAAGGAGGTCGTTTTTTTGGCCGACAAGCTGGTCCGTTGTCACGGCCCGGTCCCGCTGGAGGAGCGTTATCTGGAAAAGGTGGCCCAGTATAAAAATGAGGAAGGGGCCGAGGAGGCCATTCTGGGGCGGCTTGATCGCGCCAGGAATATCATGGCCCGGTTCGACCGCGAGATGGCCGACTCGGCCGAGCATATAGCCCGGGAGGCCCTAGCGTGA
- a CDS encoding XdhC/CoxI family protein, producing MMKAFVRDVAGLVRAEEPFVLVTVVESSGSTPRSSGAKMAVRPDGSIFGTVGGGLAEARACRAAGEMLSNGAADGEARLMFVDMTQELAADSDMICGGGLSMLLEMVAPGGDGALAYAELDDRLRTGVASTLETRIAGGESPRIVGHALIPGRPGRDVPVFSRDADPMLLDEPFIPPAPLYIFGAGHVSRFTARVAAMVGFRTVVLDDRSEYANRERFPEADEVVVLDSFEGCCDSFRDDPEAFVVIVTRGHLHDRNVLAEALRTRAHYVGMIGSSTKRNKIYDSLLSGGFTQADIDRCHSPIGLPLGGQTPEEIAVSIVGELIQVRAGKA from the coding sequence ATGATGAAAGCGTTTGTGCGTGACGTGGCGGGACTGGTGCGAGCGGAAGAACCCTTTGTTCTGGTCACGGTAGTGGAGAGTTCCGGGTCCACGCCCCGGTCCTCGGGCGCGAAGATGGCCGTGCGGCCAGACGGGTCCATTTTCGGCACCGTGGGCGGCGGCCTGGCCGAGGCCCGCGCCTGCCGGGCCGCCGGGGAAATGTTGTCCAACGGGGCGGCGGACGGCGAAGCGAGACTGATGTTCGTGGATATGACCCAGGAGCTTGCCGCCGATTCCGACATGATCTGCGGCGGCGGCCTGTCCATGCTCCTTGAGATGGTTGCGCCCGGCGGAGATGGCGCCCTTGCCTACGCCGAACTCGACGACAGGCTGCGCACGGGCGTGGCTTCGACCCTCGAAACGCGCATCGCGGGCGGCGAGTCCCCTCGCATCGTCGGGCATGCTCTGATTCCCGGCAGGCCGGGGCGTGATGTGCCGGTCTTCTCGCGCGATGCCGATCCCATGCTCCTGGACGAGCCGTTCATTCCGCCCGCGCCGCTGTATATCTTCGGGGCAGGGCATGTGTCCCGGTTCACCGCCCGGGTGGCGGCCATGGTCGGCTTCCGTACCGTGGTCCTGGACGACCGCTCCGAATACGCCAACCGCGAACGGTTTCCCGAAGCGGACGAAGTGGTGGTCCTGGATTCTTTCGAAGGGTGCTGCGATTCCTTCCGGGATGACCCCGAGGCTTTCGTGGTCATTGTCACGCGCGGCCATCTGCACGACCGCAACGTCCTGGCCGAGGCCCTGCGCACCCGGGCGCACTATGTGGGCATGATCGGCAGTTCCACCAAGCGAAACAAGATTTACGACTCCCTGCTGTCCGGCGGCTTTACCCAGGCGGACATCGACCGTTGCCACAGTCCCATCGGCCTGCCCCTTGGCGGTCAGACCCCGGAGGAGATCGCGGTCAGCATTGTGGGCGAACTCATCCAGGTCCGCGCGGGGAAAGCGTAA